One window from the genome of Salvia miltiorrhiza cultivar Shanhuang (shh) chromosome 7, IMPLAD_Smil_shh, whole genome shotgun sequence encodes:
- the LOC130992619 gene encoding uncharacterized protein LOC130992619, with product MGGAGFSGGHRGRSVKVAVFLACLWGFMSLSCAGRLSPSRQKLEVRKHLKRLNKPAAKSIESPDGDVIDCVPISNQPAFDHPFLKDHKIQTRPSFHPEGLFGDNKMSSGSKQRANPITQLWHMNGKCSEGTIPIRRTKKEDVLRASSVKRYGKKKHKSIPKPRSADPDFINESGHQHAIAYVEGDKYFGAKATINVWEPKIQQPNEFSLSQVWVLGGSFGEDLNSIEAGWQVSPDLYGDNNTRLFTYWTSDAYQATGCYNLLCSGFIQVNNEIAMGASISPVSAFRNSQYDISILIWKDPKEGHWWMQFGNDYVLGYWPSFLFSYLADSASMIEWGGEVVNSEPDGKHTSTQMGSGHFPEEGFGKSSYFRNVQVVDSSNNLKAPKDLGTFTEQSNCYDIQTGSNSDWGRYFYYGGPGRNPNCS from the exons ATGGGTGGTGCCGGGTTTAGCGGTGGCCACCGGGGGAGAAGCGTGAAGGTGGCGGTGTTCTTAGCTTGTTTATGGGGTTTTATGTCTCTATCTTGCGCCGGGAGACTGTCTCCTTCGAGACAGAAGCTTGAAGTTCGGAAGCACCTGAAAAGACTCAATAAACCTGCCGCTAAATCCATTGAG AGCCCAGATGGGGATGTTATTGACTGTGTGCCTATCTCAAACCAACCAGCTTTTGATCACCCTTTTCTCAAAGACCACAAAATCCAG ACAAGACCTAGTTTTCACCCAGAAGGACTGTTTGGTGACAACAAGATGTCGTCTGGGTCGAAACAAAGAGCAAATCCAATAACTCAGCTGTGGCATATGAATGGGAAATGCAGTGAGGGTACCATTCCTATTAGGAGAACTAAGAAAGAAGATGTATTGAGGGCAAGCTCTGTGAAAAGATATGGAAAAAAGAAGCACAAAAGTATCCCCAAGCCAAGGTCAGCGGATCCTGACTTCATCAACGAAAGTGGTCATCAG CACGCGATAGCTTATGTGGAAGGGGACAAGTATTTTGGAGCAAAGGCTACTATTAATGTTTGGGAGCCCAAAATACAACAACCTAATGAGTTCAGCTTGTCCCAAGTTTGGGTCTTAGGCGGTTCTTTTGGTGAAGATCTTAACAGCATCGAAGCTGGTTGGCAG GTCAGTCCAGATCTCTATGGAGACAACAACACTAGACTGTTCACTTATTGGACT AGTGATGCATATCAAGCCACTGGTTGCTACAATCTTCTCTGCTCGGGCTTCATTCAAGTCAATAATGAAATAGCAATGGGGGCCAGTATCTCTCCTGTTTCTGCATTTCGGAATTCACAATATGATATTAGCATTCTTATCTGGAAG GATCCGAAAGAGGGACATTGGTGGATGCAGTTTGGTAACGACTATGTATTGGGGTACTGGCCGTCTTTCTTGTTCTCCTACTTAGCCGACAGCGCCTCCATGATTGAGTGGGGCGGGGAGGTAGTGAACTCGGAGCCTGATGGGAAGCACACCTCGACTCAAATGGGCAGCGGCCATTTCCCGGAAGAAGGTTTTGGCAAGTCGAGCTATTTCAGGAACGTTCAAGTTGTGGACAGTTCCAACAACCTTAAAGCCCCAAAAGATCTTGGCACATTCACTGAGCAATCCAACTGCTACGATATCCAAACCGGCAGCAACAGCGACTGGGGAAGGTACTTTTACTATGGTGGCCCTGGCAGGAACCCTAATTGCTCATAA